In the genome of Fuerstiella sp., one region contains:
- a CDS encoding sulfotransferase family protein, translating into MIVSFDKKFLFCHLLRTGGTSIKRALKPYSSQPERFMENRILRALGIRINHWTAYERKWFRGHTSAGIAKCNMPSDVWSDLFRFTIVRNPFDRMVSLYHHLPRHKSGRGVRDLTFHEFVNTWSRRPEFQQKPLITDENGKLLVDFVGHFESLREDFRYICQKIGLEADLEHANASPRQRDYRDYYTPELISVVQEVFSDDLESFGYQFSVPESDGRLNAA; encoded by the coding sequence ATGATCGTTTCGTTTGACAAAAAATTCCTGTTTTGCCACCTGCTGCGTACTGGCGGGACGAGCATCAAGAGAGCATTGAAACCGTATTCGTCCCAGCCGGAACGCTTCATGGAAAATCGGATTCTGAGAGCTCTTGGAATTCGGATCAATCACTGGACGGCCTACGAGCGGAAGTGGTTTCGTGGCCACACCTCAGCCGGGATTGCTAAATGCAACATGCCGTCAGACGTTTGGTCTGATCTGTTTCGGTTCACGATTGTCCGTAACCCGTTTGACCGGATGGTCTCTTTGTATCACCATCTGCCGCGTCACAAATCAGGCCGTGGCGTTCGCGATCTGACATTTCATGAGTTTGTCAATACGTGGAGCAGACGCCCGGAATTTCAGCAGAAACCGTTGATTACGGATGAGAACGGAAAGTTACTAGTGGATTTTGTGGGTCACTTCGAGTCGTTGCGGGAGGACTTCCGTTACATCTGCCAGAAGATTGGCCTTGAAGCGGATCTGGAGCACGCCAACGCGTCCCCTCGACAGCGGGATTATCGTGACTACTACACCCCGGAACTGATCAGTGTGGTTCAGGAAGTGTTTTCTGACGATTTGGAATCATTTGGATACCAGTTCTCGGTACCTGAATCAGACGGGCGACTGAACGCAGCGTAA
- a CDS encoding MBOAT family protein, with translation MLFNSLEFAVFLPIVLTLFWWRPIRCDLKRQNVFVSAASYLFYGWWDYRFLTLILFSTLVDYLVGRELGKTNVPGRRKALLWTSIVVNLGFLGFFKYCNFFADSFVSAFTFFGAQISSSSLSIVLPVGISFYTLQTLSYTIDVYRRRLGPTHDFFAFAAFVSFFPQLVAGPVERATNLLPQFTRSRIFDYTTATDGLRQILWGMFTKVVIADNCAACANAVFNNSESYGGTTLIAGVIFFSFQVYGDFSGYSNIAIGTAKLFGFDLMRNFAYPYFSRDIAEFWRRWHISLSTWFRDYLYIPLGGSRRGSWVSVRNVFVVFLVSGLWHGANWTFVVWGALNAVFFLPLLLLKRNRNYTDTVASGRSVPSWRELSAMATTFSLTTFAWIFFRAESVGHAAGYIRNIFSASLFAWPEVFPADVVCLVALFVATEWHGRHQSYAIAGFGIRWPRVARWALYYGICIAIVAIGGEQQDFIYFQF, from the coding sequence ATGCTCTTCAACTCCCTTGAGTTTGCGGTTTTCCTGCCGATCGTTCTGACGTTGTTCTGGTGGCGGCCGATCCGCTGCGACCTGAAACGACAGAATGTGTTCGTGAGCGCAGCAAGTTATCTGTTCTACGGATGGTGGGACTATCGTTTTCTGACCCTCATTCTGTTCAGCACACTGGTTGACTATCTGGTCGGGAGGGAACTTGGGAAGACAAATGTTCCCGGACGCCGAAAGGCACTTCTATGGACCAGCATCGTGGTTAATCTGGGTTTCCTGGGTTTTTTCAAATACTGCAATTTTTTCGCCGATTCGTTCGTCAGTGCATTCACGTTTTTTGGGGCTCAAATCAGCAGCTCGTCACTGAGTATCGTTTTGCCGGTCGGAATCAGTTTCTATACACTGCAGACGCTGAGCTATACGATCGATGTCTATCGCCGTCGCCTGGGACCCACACATGACTTCTTTGCATTTGCGGCGTTTGTCAGCTTCTTTCCTCAGCTTGTAGCCGGTCCAGTTGAACGTGCCACGAACCTGTTACCCCAGTTCACACGCTCTCGCATCTTCGACTACACCACGGCAACCGACGGCCTGCGCCAGATTCTTTGGGGAATGTTCACCAAGGTCGTGATTGCTGACAACTGTGCTGCCTGCGCAAATGCGGTGTTCAACAATTCCGAATCGTACGGCGGAACAACACTGATCGCCGGCGTCATTTTTTTCAGTTTTCAGGTGTACGGTGACTTCTCGGGGTATTCCAATATTGCGATCGGAACGGCGAAACTGTTTGGTTTTGACCTGATGCGGAACTTTGCATACCCGTACTTCTCTCGTGACATTGCTGAATTTTGGCGTCGGTGGCACATCTCACTGTCTACCTGGTTCCGCGACTACCTTTACATACCGCTGGGCGGGAGTCGCAGAGGCTCCTGGGTGAGTGTCAGAAACGTATTTGTGGTCTTCCTGGTAAGCGGACTGTGGCATGGAGCCAACTGGACGTTTGTCGTCTGGGGAGCACTCAATGCCGTTTTCTTCCTCCCGCTGCTGTTGCTCAAACGAAACAGAAACTATACCGATACAGTGGCATCAGGCAGATCGGTCCCGTCGTGGCGCGAACTGAGTGCGATGGCTACCACGTTCAGCCTCACGACATTTGCGTGGATCTTTTTTCGCGCTGAGTCGGTTGGTCACGCGGCGGGTTATATTCGGAATATATTTTCAGCGTCACTGTTTGCATGGCCTGAAGTGTTTCCGGCAGACGTTGTGTGCCTGGTTGCCCTGTTTGTGGCGACTGAATGGCACGGTCGACACCAGTCATATGCAATTGCCGGTTTTGGTATTCGCTGGCCAAGGGTTGCTCGCTGGGCCCTGTACTACGGTATCTGCATCGCTATTGTGGCCATTGGTGGCGAGCAGCAGGACTTCATCTATTTTCAGTTCTGA
- a CDS encoding imidazole glycerol phosphate synthase cyclase subunit, whose amino-acid sequence MSTVRVIPRLDIKGPNLVKGIHLEGLRVLGRPEEFARFYYDHGADELIYQDVVASLYERNSLHEVVSLTVKDIFIPLTVGGGIRSLDDISAVLAAGADKVAINTAAIQNPDLISKAAMRFGSSTIVVAIESIRQPDGTYKAYTDNGREYTGVDSVEWARRVETLGAGEILATSVDCDGTGEGYDHELTKLIADSVSIPVIAHGGPGESGQVSEVIQSTGVDAVAVASLLHYDVLRHMSRTGDLSSEGNTEFLRSGRNVSRIQATGLPDLKRNLADIGINVRQ is encoded by the coding sequence ATGAGCACCGTACGCGTCATACCGCGTTTGGACATCAAGGGTCCGAATCTGGTCAAAGGGATTCACCTGGAGGGCCTGCGTGTTCTTGGACGGCCCGAAGAATTTGCACGATTTTACTACGATCACGGAGCAGATGAGCTGATTTACCAGGATGTGGTCGCCAGTCTCTATGAGAGAAACAGTCTGCACGAGGTCGTCTCACTCACGGTAAAAGATATCTTTATCCCGCTGACTGTGGGCGGGGGGATACGTTCGCTTGATGACATTTCCGCTGTCCTCGCGGCCGGTGCTGATAAGGTCGCCATTAACACTGCCGCGATCCAAAATCCGGATTTGATCAGCAAGGCCGCGATGCGATTCGGTTCTTCAACAATTGTTGTGGCCATTGAGAGTATTCGTCAGCCGGATGGAACCTACAAAGCCTATACGGATAATGGTCGCGAATACACTGGTGTGGATTCTGTTGAGTGGGCTCGACGGGTGGAAACTCTTGGCGCAGGAGAGATTCTGGCAACATCTGTGGACTGTGACGGAACAGGAGAAGGATACGACCACGAATTGACGAAGTTGATCGCAGATTCGGTTTCGATTCCGGTGATCGCTCACGGTGGCCCTGGTGAGTCAGGGCAGGTGTCGGAAGTCATTCAGTCGACAGGTGTTGATGCCGTTGCCGTTGCAAGTCTGCTGCATTATGACGTCCTCCGACACATGTCGAGGACCGGCGATCTATCCAGTGAAGGGAACACGGAATTCCTTCGCAGTGGTCGCAATGTGAGTCGAATCCAGGCCACCGGACTGCCGGATCTGAAACGAAATCTGGCTGACATCGGTATCAATGTACGTCAATAA
- a CDS encoding sulfotransferase family protein: MLISHDRQFLFIHVPKTAGTSVTNCLSQYANRPDTMWENRLLAGVGIHVNHIGPWRRKRFRGHCSAAVIQRNLPADVFHKLFKFSFVRNPWDLLVSLYNFIPARPNHRYQKRVADMSFPRFVDEWTTRQEILQAPRICDRYGNNLMDFVGYFENLSQDFATVCNRIGVAPSLPKDNRSKHSDYRGFYTDDLKELVAERLARDIEFFGYDFDGCSAERRQQLQLSGKLAA, from the coding sequence ATGCTCATCTCTCACGACAGGCAGTTTTTATTTATCCATGTCCCAAAGACTGCTGGAACCAGCGTCACGAACTGTCTGAGTCAATATGCGAATCGGCCGGACACGATGTGGGAAAATCGGCTGCTGGCAGGGGTTGGCATCCATGTCAATCATATTGGACCGTGGCGTCGTAAGCGGTTCCGCGGACACTGCAGCGCAGCCGTCATTCAGCGAAACCTGCCAGCTGATGTTTTTCATAAACTGTTCAAATTCTCTTTTGTACGTAATCCGTGGGATTTGCTGGTTTCGCTGTACAATTTTATTCCTGCTCGTCCCAATCACAGATACCAAAAGAGGGTCGCGGATATGTCGTTTCCGCGATTTGTCGACGAATGGACGACTCGGCAGGAGATCCTTCAGGCACCGCGGATTTGCGATCGCTATGGCAATAACCTGATGGATTTCGTTGGATACTTTGAGAATTTATCACAGGACTTTGCCACCGTCTGCAACCGCATCGGTGTTGCTCCGTCACTTCCGAAGGACAATCGTTCAAAACATTCTGACTATCGGGGATTCTATACCGATGATCTGAAGGAACTGGTGGCTGAGCGTCTCGCACGCGATATCGAATTTTTTGGTTACGACTTTGACGGGTGTTCAGCAGAGCGACGTCAGCAACTGCAACTGTCCGGGAAACTTGCTGCATAG
- the hisH gene encoding imidazole glycerol phosphate synthase subunit HisH: MALPRVQIIDYRLGNLFSIQQACRYVGLDAFVSASAEQLETVDGIILPGVGAFGNAMQSLNDLQLTEPLRQVAKAGKPLLGICLGMQLLFESSEEFGEHQGLGLISGRISRIPDQILNRKQYRVPNVGWSRIIFEGHVQQETFLSGISDKEFMYFVHSYCAQSVQESDRLTMTEYGEFRYCSAVLHGSILGCQFHPEKSARAGLQLYENWACSLR; this comes from the coding sequence ATGGCTTTGCCCCGAGTCCAGATCATCGATTACCGGCTGGGTAATCTCTTCAGTATTCAGCAGGCGTGTCGGTATGTGGGGCTGGACGCTTTCGTCTCAGCTTCTGCGGAACAGCTGGAAACCGTAGACGGTATCATTTTGCCGGGGGTTGGCGCTTTCGGGAACGCAATGCAAAGCCTCAACGATTTGCAGTTGACTGAGCCCCTCAGGCAGGTGGCAAAAGCCGGCAAACCCCTGTTGGGGATCTGTCTGGGAATGCAGTTGCTGTTCGAATCAAGCGAAGAATTCGGTGAACATCAGGGGCTGGGGCTTATATCCGGCAGAATCAGCCGGATTCCGGATCAGATCCTGAATCGCAAACAGTATCGAGTCCCGAATGTTGGCTGGAGCCGCATCATATTTGAGGGGCATGTACAGCAGGAAACATTCCTTAGCGGCATTTCTGACAAGGAATTTATGTATTTCGTGCACTCTTACTGTGCACAGTCGGTTCAGGAGTCTGACCGATTGACGATGACCGAATACGGTGAGTTTCGGTATTGCTCTGCTGTACTGCACGGCAGTATCCTTGGCTGTCAGTTTCATCCGGAAAAAAGCGCACGGGCGGGATTGCAGCTCTACGAAAACTGGGCCTGCTCGCTTCGTTGA
- a CDS encoding N-acetyl sugar amidotransferase: protein MPQTNETFYGLPSEVRFCRRCVMSNQRPASAVEFRHTIDSKKTTLAFDRESVCDACRVTEHKEQIDWRQREEELQQLLDKYRSKDGSYDCIVPGSGGKDSAFQAHVLKYKYGMNPLTVTWPPILYTEYGYENWKNWLDVGGFDNISFTRNGRVMKLLTKLSIENLFHPFQTFILGQKNLGPKLAARLGIPLVFYGENEAEYGNPIADTATSLRSRSYHTFQNLNDIYLGGLSISRLIEQYDISLSDLMCFLPAQAEELSRTDVQVHYLGYYLKWTPQEVYYYAVENTGFKARPFRTQGTYSKYNSIDDKIDDLHYYTTYIKFGIGRTTYDASQEIRNAHVTRDEGIALVNRFEGEFPDRYFEEVMDYIGIRPEEFHAMTDRFRSPHLWGQNSSGDWKLRHTVGGTGLDDTQQGVKAA, encoded by the coding sequence ATGCCGCAGACAAATGAGACCTTCTACGGCCTTCCGTCCGAGGTTAGGTTTTGCCGACGTTGTGTGATGTCCAATCAGCGTCCGGCTTCTGCTGTCGAGTTCCGACACACAATTGACTCAAAGAAAACCACTCTGGCATTCGACAGGGAAAGTGTCTGCGACGCCTGTCGTGTTACAGAACATAAAGAACAAATTGACTGGCGGCAGCGGGAAGAAGAACTACAGCAACTGCTGGACAAATACCGCAGCAAAGACGGTAGCTATGACTGCATCGTTCCCGGGAGCGGCGGAAAGGACAGTGCCTTCCAGGCCCATGTCCTCAAATACAAATACGGTATGAACCCACTCACGGTTACCTGGCCGCCAATTCTGTATACCGAGTACGGATACGAAAACTGGAAGAACTGGCTGGACGTCGGAGGGTTCGACAACATTTCATTCACCCGAAACGGGCGGGTGATGAAACTGCTGACGAAGTTGTCGATTGAAAACCTGTTTCACCCGTTCCAGACATTCATTCTTGGGCAAAAAAATCTCGGACCAAAACTGGCAGCGCGACTCGGTATTCCGCTGGTCTTTTACGGTGAGAATGAAGCCGAATACGGCAATCCGATCGCTGACACTGCGACCAGCCTTCGGAGTCGATCCTACCACACGTTTCAGAACCTGAACGACATCTATCTTGGTGGATTGTCAATCAGCCGGCTGATAGAGCAATACGATATTTCGCTGAGCGATCTGATGTGTTTTCTGCCGGCTCAGGCGGAAGAACTCAGTCGTACGGACGTGCAGGTGCACTACCTGGGTTACTATCTGAAATGGACACCTCAGGAAGTCTACTACTATGCCGTTGAGAATACCGGATTCAAGGCGCGACCGTTTCGTACGCAGGGTACCTACAGCAAGTACAACAGCATTGATGACAAAATTGATGACCTGCATTACTACACCACGTATATAAAATTTGGCATTGGTCGCACCACTTACGATGCTTCGCAGGAAATACGTAACGCGCATGTCACCCGCGACGAAGGAATTGCTCTGGTTAATCGCTTCGAAGGTGAATTTCCGGATCGCTACTTTGAGGAAGTCATGGATTACATTGGAATTCGTCCCGAAGAGTTCCATGCAATGACCGACCGATTTCGATCGCCACATCTGTGGGGGCAGAACTCATCAGGCGACTGGAAGCTAAGACATACGGTTGGAGGCACCGGACTGGATGACACGCAGCAGGGCGTGAAAGCTGCGTAA